Proteins from a genomic interval of Kitasatospora herbaricolor:
- a CDS encoding carbohydrate ABC transporter permease, whose translation MATTPSPHPAPAPSRPRRTLRRLPGHLLRSVLALAFAFPIVFMLISSFKPDQQIFADLGSIRAFLPVGDLSLNNYTAVFDRVPAARFLINSIVISAVTVVLGIVVNSLAAFALSRMRWPGRKALLMLIIATLIVPFETFALPLVWWVNKLPWLELHGFQLALTEGWLDTYRVQILPFVANAFSIFLFHQYFQSIPKELDEAARIDGASWFGIYRRIIMPLSGPAVATVAILTFLPMWNSYLWPLMVVQDENLRPVMVGIQYFFQLNVSWGQIMAYSSLITVPVLALFLAFQRSFINSIASSGVKG comes from the coding sequence ATGGCCACCACGCCGTCCCCCCACCCCGCGCCCGCACCCAGCCGCCCCCGGCGGACGCTGCGCCGGCTGCCGGGCCACCTGTTGCGCAGCGTGCTGGCGCTCGCCTTCGCCTTCCCCATCGTCTTCATGCTGATCTCGTCGTTCAAACCGGACCAGCAGATCTTCGCGGACCTCGGAAGCATCCGGGCGTTCCTGCCCGTCGGGGACCTGTCGCTGAACAACTACACCGCGGTCTTCGACCGTGTGCCGGCTGCGCGCTTCCTCATCAACTCGATCGTGATCTCCGCAGTCACCGTCGTGCTGGGCATCGTGGTGAACAGCCTCGCGGCCTTCGCGCTGTCCAGGATGCGCTGGCCCGGACGCAAGGCCCTGCTGATGCTCATCATCGCCACCCTGATCGTGCCGTTCGAGACTTTCGCGCTCCCCCTGGTGTGGTGGGTGAACAAGCTGCCCTGGCTGGAGCTGCACGGCTTCCAGCTGGCGCTCACCGAGGGCTGGCTCGACACCTACCGCGTGCAGATCCTGCCGTTCGTCGCCAACGCCTTCTCCATCTTCCTCTTCCACCAGTACTTCCAGAGCATCCCCAAGGAACTCGACGAAGCGGCACGGATCGACGGCGCGAGCTGGTTCGGCATCTACCGGCGGATCATCATGCCGCTGTCCGGCCCGGCCGTCGCCACCGTCGCCATCCTGACCTTCCTGCCCATGTGGAACTCCTACCTGTGGCCCCTCATGGTCGTCCAGGACGAGAACCTGCGCCCCGTCATGGTCGGCATCCAGTACTTCTTCCAGCTGAACGTCTCCTGGGGCCAGATCATGGCGTACTCCTCCCTGATCACCGTTCCGGTGCTCGCGCTGTTCCTGGCCTTCCAGCGGTCCTTCATCAACAGCATCGCCTCCAGCGGCGTGAAGGGCTGA
- a CDS encoding GH32 C-terminal domain-containing protein → MRRHSAAPSHVVLRLLLTLLFCLPVSSALTTHQAVAATTDLVNPGFETGNLNGWTPSGTAFQGAVTSDAGWGWGCCFNQQGTYHLWGFKSGGDAAVGTLTSDAFTLSGTGMVSLLVSGGQDLNNLYVALVAADGTVVQKATGTNDEAYRRVTWDARDRVGQQLRIKVVDQATGGWGHINLDDVRTGLDQPPGAPSTAPVAYWNFAEHQGTSTVEGISHQADPISYVFNHAVYKPNSDPLWQPTAAGDGDLSGALKFDGYSTWVTRSASSVPLTPDGLTIDTWVAPQAFEWGDGGKVSAIVNQQDAGAHLGFSLGVGRHGVWTFGVGTGDAWREVTAPKSAALTAGDWAHLVATFDPAHGNMRLYLNGTQVAQSAIPTGVTLHPAPVPLLIGRHNQPEIINGTFAVNMFSGLIDEVKLYNRPLDAAEVTTGHGTVLSTFAHGVIPAAHMTQDRSRYDGDKYRPGYHFTAPNHWMNEPHAPIFIKGHYHLFYQNNVHGPYWHNISWGHAVSTDLVHWRDLPVALAPTADSVAPDGVWSGGSTVDKDGNPVLFITAGNDSQRPNQAVGTARPVDPTDPDLVHWAMDPQLVTQQDPNANVGTGRKVRVGEFRDPTVWKEGNTWFELVGSGVQTTGGADVGGTALLYTSTDLVNWTYVGPLQTGDVGAYPKSGQVWELPTFLPIGKDAQGRQRNALIVNPAFSGPSPYSSKNTLYWVGTWDAATRTWTPDSTVPRMFDYGEHFTGPSGMVDSNGRSLLFSIAQDRRTEQAHYDAGWAHNAGLPVELTMRPDGDLGIRPVAETANLHAGAPLLDVTGPMGIAAVNQQLAGIKGDMLQVHLTLKPGTAQRFGLDVLRSPGDEEHTRFFYDTANGGTFGVDRTKTGSNSNVDSNLGVQSGPLVLDGGQVTLDVFVDRSMVEAYANSYKSVTTRAYDVRNDSLGLQLWGDGSVVQSMTVWKMNSMTD, encoded by the coding sequence ATGCGTAGACACTCGGCCGCACCGAGCCACGTCGTCCTTCGCCTGCTGCTCACACTGCTGTTCTGTCTGCCGGTGAGCTCGGCACTGACCACCCATCAGGCAGTCGCCGCCACCACCGACCTCGTCAATCCGGGGTTCGAGACGGGCAACCTGAACGGCTGGACGCCCTCGGGCACCGCGTTCCAGGGCGCGGTCACCTCCGACGCCGGCTGGGGGTGGGGCTGCTGCTTCAACCAGCAGGGCACCTACCACCTGTGGGGCTTCAAGAGCGGTGGTGACGCGGCGGTCGGCACTCTGACCTCCGACGCCTTCACGCTGTCGGGCACGGGCATGGTGAGCCTGCTGGTGTCCGGCGGCCAGGACCTGAACAACCTGTACGTGGCACTGGTCGCTGCCGACGGGACGGTGGTGCAGAAGGCCACCGGCACCAACGACGAGGCGTACCGCCGTGTGACGTGGGACGCCCGCGACCGCGTCGGGCAGCAGCTGCGGATCAAGGTCGTGGACCAGGCCACCGGCGGCTGGGGTCACATCAACCTCGACGACGTCCGCACCGGACTCGACCAGCCGCCCGGCGCCCCCAGCACCGCTCCCGTCGCCTACTGGAACTTCGCCGAGCACCAGGGGACCAGCACGGTCGAAGGGATCAGCCACCAGGCCGATCCGATCAGCTACGTGTTCAACCACGCGGTGTACAAGCCGAACAGTGACCCCCTGTGGCAGCCCACCGCCGCCGGCGACGGCGACCTGTCCGGCGCCCTGAAGTTCGACGGCTACTCCACCTGGGTCACCCGCAGCGCCTCGTCCGTACCCCTGACGCCCGACGGTCTGACCATCGACACCTGGGTAGCCCCGCAGGCCTTCGAGTGGGGTGATGGCGGCAAGGTCTCGGCGATCGTCAACCAGCAGGACGCCGGCGCGCACCTCGGCTTCTCCCTGGGCGTCGGACGCCACGGAGTGTGGACCTTCGGCGTCGGCACCGGAGACGCCTGGCGGGAGGTCACCGCCCCGAAGTCCGCCGCACTCACCGCCGGAGACTGGGCGCACCTGGTCGCCACGTTCGACCCGGCGCACGGCAACATGCGCCTGTACCTCAACGGCACCCAGGTGGCGCAGAGCGCCATCCCCACGGGCGTGACCCTGCACCCCGCACCGGTGCCGCTCCTGATCGGGCGCCACAACCAGCCGGAGATCATCAACGGCACGTTCGCGGTGAACATGTTCAGCGGCCTCATCGACGAGGTGAAGCTCTACAACCGGCCGCTCGACGCTGCCGAGGTGACGACCGGCCACGGCACCGTACTGTCGACGTTCGCCCATGGGGTGATCCCTGCCGCGCACATGACGCAGGACCGCTCGCGCTACGACGGTGACAAGTACCGTCCCGGCTACCACTTCACCGCGCCGAACCACTGGATGAACGAACCGCACGCCCCGATCTTCATCAAGGGGCATTACCACCTCTTCTACCAGAACAACGTGCACGGCCCCTACTGGCACAACATCAGCTGGGGCCACGCGGTGAGCACGGACCTCGTGCACTGGCGTGACCTGCCGGTGGCCCTGGCGCCGACCGCCGACAGTGTGGCTCCGGACGGTGTGTGGTCCGGCGGCTCCACGGTCGACAAGGACGGCAACCCGGTGCTGTTCATCACCGCCGGCAACGACTCGCAGCGCCCCAACCAGGCGGTCGGCACCGCGCGGCCGGTCGACCCCACCGACCCCGACCTCGTGCACTGGGCCATGGATCCCCAGCTCGTGACGCAGCAGGACCCCAACGCCAACGTCGGCACCGGCCGCAAGGTCCGCGTCGGAGAGTTCCGCGACCCCACGGTCTGGAAGGAGGGCAACACCTGGTTCGAGCTGGTGGGCTCCGGTGTCCAGACCACAGGAGGCGCCGACGTCGGCGGCACGGCCCTGCTGTACACCTCCACCGACCTGGTGAACTGGACGTACGTCGGCCCGCTGCAGACGGGAGACGTCGGCGCCTACCCGAAGTCGGGCCAGGTGTGGGAGCTGCCCACCTTCCTGCCGATCGGCAAGGACGCCCAGGGCAGGCAGCGCAACGCCCTGATCGTGAACCCCGCGTTCAGTGGTCCGAGCCCCTACAGCAGCAAGAACACCCTCTACTGGGTGGGGACCTGGGACGCGGCGACCCGCACGTGGACGCCTGACAGCACGGTGCCGCGGATGTTCGACTACGGCGAGCACTTCACCGGTCCCAGCGGCATGGTGGACAGCAACGGCAGGTCGCTGCTCTTCAGCATCGCCCAGGACCGTCGCACCGAGCAGGCCCACTACGACGCGGGATGGGCGCACAACGCAGGACTGCCGGTCGAGCTGACCATGCGCCCCGACGGTGACCTCGGCATCCGGCCGGTTGCCGAGACGGCGAACCTGCACGCCGGCGCGCCGCTCCTGGACGTGACCGGCCCGATGGGCATCGCCGCGGTGAACCAGCAACTGGCAGGCATCAAGGGAGACATGCTGCAGGTCCACCTCACCCTCAAGCCCGGCACGGCACAGCGGTTCGGGCTCGACGTCCTGCGCAGCCCCGGCGACGAGGAGCACACCAGGTTCTTCTACGACACCGCGAACGGCGGCACGTTCGGCGTCGACCGCACCAAGACAGGCAGCAACTCCAACGTGGACAGCAACCTCGGAGTGCAGAGCGGGCCGCTCGTCCTCGACGGCGGTCAGGTGACCCTGGACGTCTTCGTCGACCGCTCGATGGTCGAGGCGTACGCGAACTCGTACAAGTCGGTCACCACCCGGGCCTATGACGTCCGCAACGACTCCCTCGGGCTGCAGCTCTGGGGGGACGGCTCGGTCGTCCAGTCCATGACGGTGTGGAAGATGAACAGCATGACCGACTGA
- a CDS encoding glycoside hydrolase family 32 protein has protein sequence MSTSPADHHLPSVHVRPPKNWINDPNGLAFHDGHYHVFFQHNPHAPTHTGVHWGHYRSTDLVTWEQLPIALTPTAGGYDADGCYSGNAVSDGTRMVAFYSAHRQDRWWQPVTSAESHDGGLTWDKRPELLIPTPPDATTMYRDPYVWREDGQWRMLVGASLAGDRGAALLYESDDLEQWHYRGPFLAADDGHAPGTGGWTGWECPQYAAYDGRGALVVSLWDAVDGPRSVRVYVGTENAGVFTPTAHQPLDHGPDFYAPALLRAPDGRWLLWGWSWEARDAAWSDEAGWAGTLTLPRELVVTRDGRVHQQPAREILQHRGRRTVHVPGQLAGPQALDLGEVGSAFDLTARLRPDAQEPGGLRLVTARDGSEYLDITLDPVAGELVVDRDHASRDPRALPGQYRLPLGPESAGDGAVDLRIIMDGSIVEIFLATGEALTLRCYPTGAPPWRLQTLGQAHVTVDAWDLTSGSRKDWPEQSAALAGASPTGPVG, from the coding sequence TTGTCCACCTCGCCTGCCGACCACCATCTCCCCTCCGTCCACGTGAGGCCGCCCAAGAACTGGATCAACGATCCCAACGGCCTGGCCTTCCACGACGGCCACTACCACGTCTTCTTCCAGCACAACCCGCACGCCCCCACCCACACAGGCGTCCACTGGGGGCACTACCGCAGCACCGACCTCGTCACCTGGGAGCAGCTTCCGATCGCCCTGACCCCGACAGCGGGCGGCTACGACGCGGACGGCTGCTACTCCGGCAACGCCGTCTCCGACGGAACGCGCATGGTCGCCTTCTACTCCGCGCACCGGCAGGACCGCTGGTGGCAGCCGGTCACCTCCGCGGAGTCCCACGACGGCGGGCTCACCTGGGACAAGCGGCCCGAGCTGCTGATACCGACGCCTCCGGACGCCACCACCATGTACCGGGACCCCTACGTCTGGCGCGAGGACGGCCAGTGGCGGATGCTTGTCGGCGCCAGCCTCGCGGGCGACCGGGGCGCAGCGCTCCTCTACGAGTCGGACGACCTCGAACAGTGGCACTACCGCGGTCCGTTCCTTGCCGCGGATGACGGCCACGCCCCGGGAACGGGCGGCTGGACCGGCTGGGAGTGCCCCCAGTACGCCGCTTACGACGGGCGGGGCGCCCTCGTGGTCAGCCTCTGGGACGCAGTCGACGGGCCGCGCAGCGTGCGGGTGTACGTGGGCACCGAGAACGCCGGCGTGTTCACCCCCACCGCGCACCAGCCGCTCGACCACGGACCCGACTTCTACGCGCCTGCCCTGCTGCGGGCGCCCGACGGCCGCTGGCTGCTGTGGGGCTGGTCGTGGGAGGCGCGCGATGCCGCGTGGAGCGACGAGGCCGGGTGGGCCGGCACCCTGACCCTGCCGCGCGAACTCGTCGTCACCCGGGACGGCAGGGTTCATCAGCAGCCGGCCCGGGAGATCCTGCAGCACCGCGGTCGCCGCACCGTGCACGTCCCCGGGCAGTTGGCCGGGCCGCAGGCCCTGGACCTCGGCGAGGTCGGCTCCGCCTTCGATCTGACCGCACGCCTGCGACCCGATGCGCAGGAACCCGGCGGCCTGCGCCTGGTGACCGCCCGCGACGGCTCGGAGTACCTCGACATCACGCTCGACCCCGTCGCCGGGGAGCTGGTCGTGGACCGCGACCACGCCTCCCGGGACCCGCGGGCGCTCCCGGGGCAGTACCGGCTGCCGCTGGGGCCCGAGAGCGCCGGCGACGGTGCCGTCGACCTGCGGATCATCATGGACGGTTCCATCGTGGAGATCTTCCTGGCCACCGGTGAAGCCCTGACCCTGCGCTGCTACCCGACCGGCGCCCCGCCTTGGCGGCTCCAGACGCTCGGCCAGGCGCACGTCACCGTGGACGCCTGGGACCTCACCTCCGGCAGCCGGAAGGACTGGCCCGAGCAGTCCGCGGCCCTGGCCGGCGCCTCACCCACTGGTCCCGTCGGCTGA
- a CDS encoding LacI family DNA-binding transcriptional regulator — translation MSDVARSAGVSQTTASFVLSGRTDMRISEAAQARVKEAAKTLGYRPNVTARSLRTRITRTIGFVSDAITTTPFAGDVIRGALEVARSHDYLLFIVESEGSASTESALVNALVDRQVDAVILASMYTRYITPPKDLHGQRVVLLNCLAPGFDAPSVIPDEIEAGRAAGRLLTAAGHRNGIWAIGGHQAIPATPEGIFAGNERMRGLQEVLREERVVLDGVVECEWNAEDGYRQTRALLDAGRRPRALVCSTDRLSFGAYQAIAEAGLTVPGDISVVSFDDQDIASWLRPALTTLALPHYDMGRTAMELVLGAEALGNTVHRIPMPLRDRGSVAAPRG, via the coding sequence ATGAGCGACGTCGCTCGCAGCGCGGGAGTCTCGCAGACCACCGCGTCCTTCGTGCTGTCCGGCCGTACCGACATGCGGATCTCCGAGGCGGCCCAGGCCAGGGTCAAGGAGGCCGCCAAGACGCTCGGCTACCGGCCGAACGTCACCGCGCGGAGCCTGCGCACCAGGATCACCCGGACGATCGGCTTCGTCTCCGACGCCATCACCACGACCCCCTTCGCAGGCGATGTGATCCGCGGGGCGCTGGAAGTGGCCCGGTCCCACGACTACCTGCTGTTCATCGTCGAGAGCGAGGGATCGGCCAGCACGGAGAGCGCTCTGGTGAACGCCCTCGTGGACCGCCAGGTCGACGCCGTGATCCTGGCCTCCATGTACACCCGGTACATCACGCCGCCGAAGGACCTGCACGGTCAGCGGGTCGTCCTGCTCAACTGCCTGGCCCCCGGGTTCGACGCTCCTTCGGTGATTCCCGACGAGATCGAGGCCGGCCGCGCGGCCGGGCGTCTGCTGACGGCAGCGGGACACCGCAACGGAATCTGGGCCATCGGCGGCCACCAGGCGATTCCCGCCACCCCCGAGGGGATCTTCGCCGGCAACGAGCGCATGCGCGGGCTCCAGGAAGTGCTCAGGGAGGAACGGGTCGTCCTCGACGGGGTCGTGGAATGCGAGTGGAACGCCGAGGACGGGTACCGCCAGACCCGGGCCCTGCTGGACGCCGGCCGGCGGCCGCGGGCACTCGTGTGCTCCACCGACCGGCTCTCCTTCGGCGCCTACCAGGCCATCGCCGAGGCCGGCCTCACGGTCCCCGGCGACATCTCGGTCGTCTCGTTCGACGACCAGGACATCGCGTCGTGGCTGCGTCCCGCGCTGACGACGCTTGCGCTGCCCCACTACGACATGGGCCGCACGGCGATGGAACTCGTGCTCGGTGCAGAGGCACTCGGCAACACGGTCCACCGGATCCCGATGCCCCTGCGGGACAGGGGCTCGGTCGCCGCACCCCGCGGGTGA